A single region of the Candidatus Zixiibacteriota bacterium genome encodes:
- a CDS encoding DNA-3-methyladenine glycosylase: MSRHQKLTRSFYGRPTLEVAPDLLGKFLVHASSREVYSARIVEVEAYIGEEDPACHAACGPTERNRIMYGPPGFAYIYFIYGMYYCLNFVTEPKGRPAAVLIRAAEPFDGFDRLLSKQGGAKGIRALSGPGKLCRAFGLTFQHNGLDLTGRRLYLEDRGSAVSHIRCSTRIGIRKGADKLWRFFDADSAVVSSRRLDSRPIRATNIGVSPKDDLDVEIAH; encoded by the coding sequence GTGTCCCGTCACCAGAAACTCACCCGCTCGTTTTACGGCCGCCCGACTCTGGAAGTGGCGCCCGACTTGCTTGGCAAGTTTTTAGTTCATGCTTCATCGAGGGAGGTCTATTCGGCGCGGATCGTCGAGGTGGAGGCATATATCGGGGAGGAAGACCCGGCCTGCCACGCAGCCTGCGGGCCGACTGAACGAAACAGGATCATGTATGGCCCACCCGGATTCGCCTATATCTATTTCATTTACGGCATGTATTATTGTCTCAACTTCGTAACCGAGCCAAAGGGGAGGCCGGCGGCTGTGCTGATTCGCGCGGCGGAGCCGTTCGACGGTTTTGACAGACTTCTCTCAAAGCAAGGTGGAGCAAAGGGGATACGCGCATTGAGCGGGCCGGGAAAACTCTGTCGGGCGTTCGGTCTGACTTTCCAACATAACGGACTGGACCTGACCGGCCGGCGTCTGTACCTTGAGGACCGTGGCAGCGCGGTTTCGCACATTCGTTGCTCGACACGCATCGGGATCCGCAAAGGGGCCGACAAGCTCTGGCGGTTTTTCGACGCCGATTCAGCGGTGGTGTCGTCAAGGAGATTGGACTCGCGACCTATTCGTGCGACGAACATCGGCGTAAGCCCAAAAGATGACTTAGACGTAGAAATAGCCCATTGA
- a CDS encoding site-2 protease family protein, which yields MFSPEFLQRALIAAPAILFALTVHEFFHAWTAYRFGDTTARDLGRLTLNPLAHLDFFGTIMMFVSQFRFGWAKPVPVNPMNLRNPRMADLWISAAGPLSNLGLGFIFGLIFRAVNTASVQLPEAVGLFLFFSVMINVSLAFFNLIPLFPLDGSHILRNLLPPEYGPSLDRLDQFAPFILMLLIIVGAFSYIIGPFVTLFVHLFSGIRIG from the coding sequence ATGTTCAGCCCGGAGTTCCTTCAACGTGCACTTATCGCCGCACCGGCCATTCTGTTCGCGCTTACCGTGCATGAGTTCTTCCATGCCTGGACCGCATACCGGTTTGGGGACACCACCGCCCGCGATCTGGGGCGACTTACCCTGAATCCGCTGGCGCATTTGGATTTCTTTGGGACCATCATGATGTTCGTATCGCAGTTCCGATTCGGGTGGGCCAAGCCGGTCCCTGTCAATCCGATGAATTTGCGAAACCCGCGCATGGCGGACTTGTGGATATCCGCAGCCGGCCCGTTATCGAATCTGGGGCTGGGATTCATCTTCGGTCTCATTTTCCGGGCCGTGAACACGGCATCGGTGCAGCTTCCAGAAGCGGTTGGACTGTTCTTGTTCTTCTCGGTCATGATCAACGTTTCGCTCGCCTTCTTCAACCTGATTCCGCTGTTTCCGCTCGACGGCTCCCATATCCTGCGCAATCTGCTTCCGCCGGAATATGGGCCCAGCCTGGACCGGTTGGATCAATTCGCTCCGTTCATTCTGATGCTGCTCATCATTGTGGGAGCGTTCTCGTACATCATCGGCCCGTTTGTCACTCTTTTCGTGCATCTCTTCTCCGGAATACGGATCGGTTAA
- a CDS encoding ABC transporter ATP-binding protein, with translation MNIYRRTFAAIKLYWKQLVLASSSAALHAIFSGLLVWMAGPLLMNLFQVQGLPGVSDMPMPDSAIQQLPQPAADSAGFWGSVARAAVNLKEGMKGIIDNLVAADSRSEMLVNFCIIILVVVLAKNLFLYLQSFFTIYVQQSMMRSFRDRLFDKYQRLSLDYFHQRRTGQVMSRITSDVVVLNESIDLGFNRLVTDSVFVLVLFAFLVILSWKLTLLAMVILPVVFGFIWFVGKKMRRYSARSQERMADVNSVLEESVSNIRIVKAFSMEQFEATKFFAATYRYFRALLRMARIGALASPINDTLATVAGVLILLFAGSQIISGKGELDAGDFMTFILAMFSMIKPVKSLSQIHVKLQEGMAAADRIFEVLDTTEQIVDGPQAQQLNSFQSSIRYEHVGFSYNPQEPVLTDISFEVRRGEVVAVVGPSGAGKSTLFDLLPRFYDPQAGRIVIDGHDIRDLSLTSLRGLMGIVTQETFLFNDSIFNNIAYGMNGIPKEKVVEAATVANAHEFISQFEKGYDTVVGNRGEMLSGGQRQRLAIARALLKNPQILIFDEATSSLDTESEVLVQQAIDHLMSNRTTLVIAHRLSTIKHADRILVLAEGQIRECGSHAELMALGGLYARLYSLQFRDHA, from the coding sequence GTGAATATCTACAGACGCACGTTCGCCGCCATTAAGCTGTACTGGAAACAGCTGGTTTTGGCGTCATCGTCTGCTGCTCTGCATGCAATCTTCTCCGGATTGTTGGTCTGGATGGCCGGTCCGCTCCTGATGAATCTCTTTCAGGTGCAAGGACTGCCCGGCGTGTCCGATATGCCGATGCCTGACTCTGCCATCCAGCAGCTACCTCAGCCCGCTGCCGATTCGGCCGGTTTCTGGGGTTCGGTGGCACGGGCCGCAGTCAACCTGAAAGAGGGGATGAAAGGGATAATCGATAATCTGGTCGCGGCCGACAGCAGGAGCGAAATGCTGGTCAACTTCTGTATTATTATCCTGGTGGTGGTGCTGGCCAAAAATCTGTTTCTCTACCTCCAGTCGTTTTTCACGATTTACGTGCAGCAGTCGATGATGCGCAGTTTCCGGGATCGCCTGTTCGACAAATACCAGCGGCTTTCGCTCGACTATTTTCACCAGCGCCGCACGGGACAGGTGATGTCGCGTATCACGAGCGATGTGGTGGTCCTGAACGAATCCATAGATCTCGGTTTTAACCGTCTGGTGACCGATTCGGTGTTCGTCTTGGTGCTGTTCGCTTTTCTGGTCATCCTGAGTTGGAAACTGACGCTCTTGGCGATGGTCATCCTGCCGGTCGTGTTTGGATTCATCTGGTTCGTCGGCAAGAAGATGCGGCGGTACTCGGCGCGCTCACAGGAGCGGATGGCAGATGTTAATTCGGTGCTGGAGGAATCGGTCAGCAACATACGGATCGTCAAGGCCTTCTCCATGGAGCAGTTCGAGGCCACGAAGTTTTTCGCCGCTACCTATCGATATTTTCGCGCGCTCCTCCGCATGGCGCGCATCGGGGCGCTTGCCTCACCCATTAACGATACGCTGGCGACGGTCGCAGGAGTGCTAATCCTGCTCTTCGCCGGTTCGCAGATCATTTCGGGCAAAGGGGAACTCGATGCCGGCGACTTCATGACTTTTATCCTGGCCATGTTCTCGATGATCAAGCCGGTCAAGTCACTCAGCCAGATTCACGTCAAGTTGCAGGAGGGCATGGCGGCGGCTGATCGGATATTCGAGGTTCTGGATACGACGGAACAGATTGTCGACGGACCTCAGGCGCAGCAACTCAACTCCTTCCAGTCCTCGATCCGGTACGAGCACGTCGGTTTCAGCTACAATCCCCAGGAGCCTGTATTGACCGACATCTCATTCGAGGTGCGAAGGGGGGAGGTGGTGGCGGTAGTAGGACCGTCGGGAGCAGGCAAATCGACGCTGTTTGACCTGCTGCCGCGCTTCTACGACCCGCAGGCTGGGAGGATTGTTATCGACGGACACGACATCCGAGACCTTTCCCTGACATCACTTCGCGGGCTGATGGGGATAGTCACTCAGGAGACATTTCTTTTCAACGATTCGATCTTCAACAACATCGCGTACGGCATGAACGGCATTCCCAAAGAGAAGGTTGTAGAGGCGGCCACGGTAGCTAACGCACACGAGTTCATCTCTCAGTTCGAGAAGGGGTATGACACGGTCGTTGGTAACCGGGGTGAAATGCTTTCGGGTGGCCAACGGCAGCGACTGGCTATTGCGCGGGCGCTTCTCAAAAATCCGCAAATATTGATCTTCGATGAGGCCACCTCGTCGCTGGATACCGAATCTGAGGTGCTGGTTCAGCAGGCGATCGATCATCTGATGAGCAACCGCACCACGCTCGTCATCGCTCATCGGCTGTCTACTATCAAGCACGCCGATCGCATCCTCGTCCTCGCCGAGGGACAGATCAGAGAATGCGGCTCACATGCTGAGCTCATGGCTCTCGGCGGTTTGTACGCGCGGCTTTATTCGCTGCAGTTTCGTGACCACGCATGA